The following are encoded in a window of uncultured Pseudomonas sp. genomic DNA:
- a CDS encoding 5'-nucleotidase gives MSKGLGDKLVLAISSRALFDLRESHHVYESQGVEAYRQYQIEHEDEILAPGDAFPLVEKLLALNATLKQQRVEVILVSRNSADTGLRAFNSIQHYGLGISRAAFVGGRSPDPYLAAFGCQLFLSTHAEDVRSALRAGFGAATILSGGARRAASNELRIAFDGDAVLFSDESERVYQQGGLEAFQSHERQSARELLGGGPFKPFLAALHRLQQEFPEDSCPIRTALVTARSAPAHERVIRTLREWNIRLDESYFLGGLEKAAILETFGADVFFDDQAGHCEKAREVVATGHVPHGISNEPPL, from the coding sequence ATGAGTAAGGGATTAGGCGACAAACTGGTACTGGCGATCTCCTCGCGCGCGCTGTTCGACCTGCGCGAAAGCCATCATGTCTATGAAAGCCAAGGCGTCGAAGCCTACCGGCAATACCAGATCGAGCATGAAGACGAGATTCTCGCCCCCGGCGATGCCTTCCCCCTGGTCGAAAAGCTGCTGGCGCTGAACGCCACCCTCAAACAACAACGGGTTGAGGTGATTCTGGTCTCACGCAACAGTGCAGACACCGGGCTGCGTGCGTTCAACTCAATCCAGCACTACGGCCTGGGTATCTCCCGCGCGGCCTTTGTCGGTGGGCGCAGCCCTGACCCCTATCTCGCCGCATTTGGCTGCCAGTTGTTTCTCTCCACCCATGCCGAGGATGTGCGCAGCGCACTGCGCGCAGGCTTTGGTGCGGCGACCATTCTTTCCGGCGGTGCGCGGCGGGCGGCCAGCAATGAGCTGCGCATCGCCTTCGACGGCGATGCCGTATTGTTTTCCGATGAGTCCGAGCGGGTCTATCAACAGGGTGGCCTGGAGGCCTTCCAGAGCCACGAACGCCAGTCGGCCCGCGAACTACTTGGCGGCGGCCCATTCAAGCCATTCCTCGCCGCCCTGCACCGCCTGCAACAGGAGTTTCCCGAGGACAGTTGCCCGATTCGCACCGCGCTGGTCACCGCGCGCTCTGCTCCTGCTCATGAGCGGGTGATCCGCACCCTGCGCGAGTGGAATATTCGCCTGGATGAGTCCTACTTCCTCGGTGGCCTGGAGAAAGCCGCGATTCTGGAAACCTTCGGCGCTGATGTGTTCTTCGACGACCAGGCCGGGCACTGCGAAAAAGCCCGCGAAGTAGTCGCCACCGGGCATGTGCCGCACGGTATCAGTAACGAGCCACCGCTTTAA